DNA from Acidobacteriota bacterium:
TGCAGCCCGCCGACAGCGAGCGGTACGCCATGAAGTGGGACGGCGAGTGGCACATCACCATCGAGGTCTTCCGCGACCTCGGTCTGGCCTTCGCGGCCGTGCTGCTGCTCATCTACATCCTGGTGGTCGGCTGGTTCCAGTCGTTCAAGACGCCCATCACCATCATGGCGGCGATTCCCTTCTCGCTCGTCGGCATCCTGCCGGCGCACGCCGCGATGGGCGCGTTCTTCACCGCCACGTCGATGATCGGCTTCATCGCCGGCGCGGGCATCGTCGTGCGCAACTCGATCATCCTCGTCGACTTCATCGAGCTTCGCCTGCGCGAGGGCATGCCGCTCGGCGAGGCCGTCGTCGAGGCAGGCGCCGTCAGGTTCCGGCCGATGGCCCTCACCGCCGCGGCCGTCGTGGTCGCCGCTGGCGTCATCCTCTTCGATCCGATCTTCCAGGGACTCGCGATTTCGCTGATGGCTGGCGAGGTCGCCTCGCTGCTGCTCTCGCGGATGGCCGTCCCGGTGCTCTACTACATGACCAACGCCCACAAGACGCCAGAGCAGCTCGCCGCTGCCGGTGCTGCGTGACCTTGCCGACCGAGGAGACGATGATGACCGTGGATCGCGCCCTGCGCCTGATTGCCGGATTGTTCGTGATGCTGAGCGTCGTGCTCGGGATTTACGTCAACCCCAACTTCCACTGGTTCACGCTGTTTGTCGGCGCGAACCTGTTCCAGTCGTCGTTCACCAACTGGTGTCCGATGATGACGATCCTGCGGAAGGCGGGGTTGAGGAGCTGACGCGCGGCGGCGCACGCCGCCTCAGGCGACCCGTGGGCTGGCCAGTCGGGCGAGGCACTCGCCGATCAAGGTCGGCATCCTGAGCAGCGTCGCCACATGGGTGGCCCCGCCCCGGGCGATCGCCTCCTTCGGCATGCCGAAGACCACGCACGACTGCTCGTCCTCTGCAATCGTCTCGGCGCCGGCGGCGCGAAGCGCGACCATGCCGTCGGCGCCGTCAGCACCCATCCCGGTGAGGAGGATCCCCACGACCGCGAGCCCCTGGAGCCGCGCCACCGAGTGGAACAGCACGTCGACGGCCGGACGCTGGTGGTGCACGGGAGGGCCCTGCAGCAACCGGGTCCGGAGCTGGAGCCCGAGGCGCTCGATCACGAGGTGGTGGTCACCCGGCGCGATGTAGACCGTTCCTCGCTCGAGGGTCTCGTTGCCCGTCGACTCGACCACGCGCATCGGACAGACGTTGTCGAGGCGGTCGGCGAACGCCTTGGTGAAGTTCGGGGGCATGTGCTGCACGACGACCATCGGCGGGATGTCGGCGGGCAGCCGCGTGAGCAGCGCCTCGATCGCCTGCGTGCCCCCCGTCGACGCGCCCAGCGCGAGCAGCCCGTTCACTCGTCGTCCCCAGGCGGCTGGCGCGGCGGCCGGCGCGGCCGCGCGCGATCCCGGCGCCGCGTCGACCGAGCTCGGGAACTGCAGTCCCGACACCCCCCGCAGGGCCCTGATGCGGCGCTTGATGCGGTCGGCGACCTGCCCGACGGCCTGCGGCCCACCCGGTTTCGCGATCACGTCGATGGCGCCCGAACGGAGGGCCTCGATGCTCGCCGCCGACCCCGACTGGGTCACCGAACTAACGATGATCACCGGCAGGGGACGATGGGTCATCAGCCGCTTCAGGAACGTCAGCCCGTCCATTCGCGGCATCTCGATATCCAGCGTGATGACGTCCGGCTCGCGCTGGAGAATCAGGTCGCGCGCGGCGAACGGGTCGCCCGCCACACCCACGATCTCCATGTCGGGCTCCTGCCTGATGGCGTCGGCCAGCAGCTTGCGGACGATGGCGGAGTCGTCGA
Protein-coding regions in this window:
- a CDS encoding DUF2892 domain-containing protein → MTVDRALRLIAGLFVMLSVVLGIYVNPNFHWFTLFVGANLFQSSFTNWCPMMTILRKAGLRS
- a CDS encoding chemotaxis response regulator protein-glutamate methylesterase; this translates as MIPSTRKIRVLVVDDSAIVRKLLADAIRQEPDMEIVGVAGDPFAARDLILQREPDVITLDIEMPRMDGLTFLKRLMTHRPLPVIIVSSVTQSGSAASIEALRSGAIDVIAKPGGPQAVGQVADRIKRRIRALRGVSGLQFPSSVDAAPGSRAAAPAAAPAAWGRRVNGLLALGASTGGTQAIEALLTRLPADIPPMVVVQHMPPNFTKAFADRLDNVCPMRVVESTGNETLERGTVYIAPGDHHLVIERLGLQLRTRLLQGPPVHHQRPAVDVLFHSVARLQGLAVVGILLTGMGADGADGMVALRAAGAETIAEDEQSCVVFGMPKEAIARGGATHVATLLRMPTLIGECLARLASPRVA